In Ostrinia nubilalis chromosome 12, ilOstNubi1.1, whole genome shotgun sequence, one DNA window encodes the following:
- the LOC135076719 gene encoding mucin-2 → MAPVGRLRRSAPRSLAMRGSFAHCTPLHPARPVSVALGMLKSMARGPLALCEAPSLTAHPCILPDHDNSKEHSSGVRYISACNCGRTKCSREDPYSVKRANYTFYQQAAEECGVCPTLQAIDFPVFQPSTPTYRAASVKGASSQEAGEPAARSQGDGDGDGDGDGDGAWSVADALSPGSARDDDDASPASDKYVVPVRGDSTSDKVMTRQPSTTEYLPGMLHTGSPAGLLPAFPSFSLVCLGPSSLYSHSAGLPEALQPGLLPHTNHLLPWDALARSVQLIIIIIVQPQHSPACPRRCSPACCRTPTTCCPGTRSRGRYSSSSSSSSSHSTARPARGAAARPAAAHQPPAALGRARAVGTAHHHHHRPATAQPGLPEALQPGLLPHTNHLLPWDALARSVQLIIIIIVQPQHSPACPRRCSPACCRTPTTCCPGTRSRGRYSSSSSSSSSHSTARPARGAAARPAAAHQPPAALGRARAVGTAHHHHHRPATAQPGLPEALQPGLLPHTNHLLPWDALARSVQLIIIIIVQPQHSPACPRRCSPACCRTPTTCCPGTRSRGRYSSSSSSSSSHSTARPARGAAARPAAAHQPPAALGRARAVGTAHHHHHRPATAQPGLPEALQPGLLPHTNHLLPWDALARSVQLIIIIIVQPQHSPACPRRCSPACCRTPTTCCPGTRSRGRYSSSSSSSSSHSTARPARGAAARPAAAHQPPAALGRARAVGTAHHHHHRPATAQPGLPEALQPGLLPHTNHLLPWDALARSVQLIIIIIVQPQHSPACPRRCSPACCRTPTTCCPGTRSRGRYSSSSSSSSSHSTARPARGAAARPAAAHQPPAALGRARADRGRFGPGPARGGRRARAGPGGAAPPHRQDLHRLRV, encoded by the exons ATGGCGCCCGTAGGCCGCCTGCGCAGAAGCGCACCGCGCTCGCTCGCTATGCGAGGCTCCTTCGCTCACTGCACACCCCTGCATCCTGCCCGACCA GTGAGCGTGGCGCTAGGCATGCTGAAGTCCATGGCGCGCGGCCCGCTGGCGTTATGCGAGGCGCCCTCGCTCACTGCGCACCCCTGCATCCTGCCCGACCA TGACAACTCCAAAGAGCACTCATCTGGCGTGCGCTACATCAGCGCTTGCAACTGTGGGCGCACCAAGTGTTCTCGCGAGGACCCGTACTCCGTGAAACGGGCTAACTACACGTTCTACCAGCAGGCGGCTGAAGAGTGTGGGGTTTGTCCCACCCTGCAAGCCATTGACTTCCCCGTCTTTCAGCCATCCACTCCTACTTATAG AGCGGCGTCAGTGAAAGGCGCATCGTCCCAGGAAGCGGGCGAACCAGCCGCGCGTTCCCAAGGGGACGGGGACGGAGACGGCGACGGGGACGGGGACGGCGCGTGGTCCGTGGCCGACGCGCTGTCGCCGGGCTCGGCGCGGGACGACGACGACGCCTCGCCAGCTTCCGACAAATACGTGGTGCCGGTTAGAGGAGATTCTACTTCAG ATAAAGTGATGACCCGTCAACCATCCACGACCGAGTACCTACCCGGCATGCTCCACACAGGCAGCCCGGCCGGCCTGCTGCCCGCCTTCCCGTCCTTCAGCCTCGTGTGCCTCGGGCCCTCCTCGCTGTACTCGCACAGCGCCGGCCTGCCCGAGGCGCTGCAGCCCGGCCTGCTGCCGCACACCAACCACCTGCTGCCCTGGGACGCGCTCGCGCGGTCGGTacagctcatcatcatcatcatcgtccagCCACAGCACAGCCCGGCCTGCCCGAGGCGCTGCAGCCCGGCCTGCTGCCGCACACCAACCACCTGCTGCCCTGGGACGCGCTCGCGCGGTCGGTacagctcatcatcatcatcatcgtccagCCACAGCACAGCCCGGCCTGCCCGAGGCGCTGCAGCCCGGCCTGCTGCCGCACACCAACCACCTGCTGCCCTGGGACGCGCTCGCGCGGTCGGTacagctcatcatcatcatcatcgtccagCCACAGCACAGCCCGGCCTGCCCGAGGCGCTGCAGCCCGGCCTGCTGCCGCACACCAACCACCTGCTGCCCTGGGACGCGCTCGCGCGGTCGGTacagctcatcatcatcatcatcgtccagCCACAGCACAGCCCGGCCTGCCCGAGGCGCTGCAGCCCGGCCTGCTGCCGCACACCAACCACCTGCTGCCCTGGGACGCGCTCGCGCGGTCGGTacagctcatcatcatcatcatcgtccagCCACAGCACAGCCCGGCCTGCCCGAGGCGCTGCAGCCCGGCCTGCTGCCGCACACCAACCACCTGCTGCCCTGGGACGCGCTCGCGCGGTCGGTacagctcatcatcatcatcatcgtccagCCACAGCACAGCCCGGCCTGCCCGAGGCGCTGCAGCCCGGCCTGCTGCCGCACACCAACCACCTGCTGCCCTGGGACGCGCTCGCGCGGTCGGTacagctcatcatcatcatcatcgtccagCCACAGCACAGCCCGGCCTGCCCGAGGCGCTGCAGCCCGGCCTGCTGCCGCACACCAACCACCTGCTGCCCTGGGACGCGCTCGCGCGGTCGGTacagctcatcatcatcatcatcgtccagCCACAGCACAGCCCGGCCTGCCCGAGGCGCTGCAGCCCGGCCTGCTGCCGCACACCAACCACCTGCTGCCCTGGGACGCGCTCGCGCGGTCGGTacagctcatcatcatcatcatcgtccagCCACAGCACAGCCCGGCCTGCCCGAGGCGCTGCAGCCCGGCCTGCTGCCGCACACCAACCACCTGCTGCCCTGGGACGCGCTCGCGCGGTCGGTacagctcatcatcatcatcatcgtccagCCACAGCACAGCCCGGCCTGCCCGAGGCGCTGCAGCCCGGCCTGCTGCCGCACACCAACCACCTGCTGCCCTGGGACGCGCTCGCGCGGTCGGTacagctcatcatcatcatcatcgtccagCCACAGCACAGCCCGGCCTGCCCGAGGCGCTGCAGCCCGGCCTGCTGCCGCACACCAACCACCTGCTGCCCTGGGACGCGCTCGCGCGGTCGGTacagctcatcatcatcatcatcgtccagCCACAGCACAGCCCGGCCTGCCCGAGGCGCTGCAGCCCGGCCTGCTGCCGCACACCAACCACCTGCTGCCCTGGGACGCGCTCGCGCGGTCGGTacagctcatcatcatcatcatcgtccagCCACAGCACAGCCCGGCCTGCCCGAGGCGCTGCAGCCCGGCCTGCTGCCGCACACCAACCACCTGCTGCCCTGGGACGCGCTCGCGCGGTCGGTacagctcatcatcatcatcatcgtccagCCACAGCACAGCCCGGCCTGCCCGAGGCGCTGCAGCCCGGCCTGCTGCCGCACACCAACCACCTGCTGCCCTGGGACGCGCTCGCGCG GATAGAGGGCGGTTTGGGCCTGGGCCCGCgcggggcgggcggcgcgcgcgggcggGGCCGGGCGGCGCCGCACCACCTCACCGTCAAGATCTTCATCGGCTTCGAGTATGA